A window of the Streptomyces griseochromogenes genome harbors these coding sequences:
- a CDS encoding DUF7019 family protein, with product MVREADAGSYLYWSERRVDEIASDNGVTWDSQLSWTLKAAPQGVGAEVGNRERAGLTRREKARKIERAIGDQAVSAFSSPPPARFAKGVGQVHIARFIGGPERDKGAVLHVRTSSIQGRQVDLVLFGSLDSFPGHPFRPSDAPAAGWFSSAWYAIAELLESRGTRNTSQWDDPESLSVEALHMALNQGSEHPGTDHEEPWTRGLTLAHAHDCEWFAQIYTDVELTQSRWDFRDNRRGADRILIGAPVWVRTASPDSVTRYAELRRAAGRRPRRLLSLRGSRRRSAS from the coding sequence GTGGTGAGGGAAGCCGACGCCGGTAGTTACCTGTACTGGTCAGAGCGCCGCGTCGACGAGATCGCGTCCGACAACGGCGTCACCTGGGACAGTCAGCTGAGCTGGACCCTTAAGGCTGCCCCGCAAGGCGTCGGGGCAGAGGTTGGAAACCGAGAGCGGGCGGGTCTCACCCGCCGCGAAAAGGCTCGCAAAATCGAAAGGGCGATCGGGGACCAGGCCGTCTCCGCTTTCAGCTCACCGCCTCCCGCTCGCTTCGCCAAAGGCGTCGGTCAGGTTCACATCGCGCGGTTCATCGGTGGGCCGGAGCGAGACAAGGGCGCAGTACTCCATGTCAGAACAAGTAGTATCCAAGGCCGACAAGTCGATCTAGTCCTCTTCGGTAGCCTGGACAGCTTCCCTGGCCACCCCTTTCGACCTTCAGACGCCCCGGCAGCCGGCTGGTTCTCCTCTGCTTGGTATGCTATTGCGGAGCTGCTGGAGAGCCGTGGCACTCGGAACACGTCTCAGTGGGACGATCCTGAATCGCTTTCCGTTGAGGCGCTGCACATGGCTCTGAATCAAGGTAGTGAGCACCCTGGGACCGATCATGAGGAACCTTGGACCCGCGGGCTCACTCTCGCACACGCTCACGACTGTGAGTGGTTCGCTCAGATCTACACCGATGTCGAGTTGACTCAGAGCCGTTGGGACTTCCGCGACAACAGACGGGGCGCAGACCGCATTTTGATCGGGGCCCCTGTGTGGGTGCGGACTGCGAGTCCAGACTCAGTGACCCGATACGCGGAGCTACGCCGCGCGGCGGGCAGACGACCCCGCAGACTGCTGTCTCTGCGCGGAAGCCGTCGTCGCAGTGCCAGCTGA
- a CDS encoding helix-turn-helix domain-containing protein — protein MPGEGVSVQRYGMQDRNARIGPLQSWLIREKYRAGLSFGELAALTFISKSSLHRATQGFEMPSRQVFEAFVRGCGSDLNTADEEWRKAESVNSLFGFATMSIHPDDVATHNELRSALGRLMKRKGLTLRQIEKMAEQRSVKLRRSTLGDALSGRQNFSRSSTSELARTCGEAESSVQAWDEAWERAERDRRSRNGHLGGMHRLPAGARQYVELGIEEIFQVCERYNIPSAEIDMYIRGRVELRRISNSRTFWGDPPESWRVSVSNPANDVSGRIEEALRGVLVKRLSFPLDWSLLRGLTSSVLHALGKDADADGVSGVEMTK, from the coding sequence ATGCCTGGCGAGGGGGTATCGGTGCAGCGATATGGGATGCAAGATCGAAATGCGAGGATCGGCCCTTTACAGTCCTGGCTGATTCGGGAAAAGTATCGCGCTGGCCTCAGTTTCGGAGAACTTGCCGCGTTGACATTTATCTCGAAATCTTCGCTGCATCGCGCCACGCAAGGGTTCGAAATGCCTAGTCGGCAAGTCTTCGAAGCATTCGTTCGAGGTTGCGGATCGGACCTCAATACTGCCGATGAGGAATGGCGGAAGGCCGAATCGGTAAACTCCTTGTTTGGCTTCGCGACAATGTCGATTCATCCCGATGACGTTGCCACTCACAACGAGTTGCGTAGCGCTCTGGGGCGCCTCATGAAGCGGAAAGGGTTGACTTTGCGGCAGATCGAAAAGATGGCTGAGCAGCGGAGCGTCAAGCTCCGCAGAAGCACGCTCGGTGATGCTCTCAGTGGGCGTCAGAATTTCAGCCGTAGTTCAACTAGCGAGCTTGCGCGCACCTGCGGTGAGGCGGAGAGTTCGGTCCAAGCATGGGATGAGGCATGGGAGCGCGCTGAGCGTGATAGAAGAAGTAGAAACGGTCATTTGGGTGGGATGCATAGACTGCCAGCGGGTGCCAGGCAGTACGTTGAACTCGGTATTGAAGAGATATTTCAGGTCTGCGAGCGATACAACATCCCGAGCGCAGAGATAGATATGTACATTCGCGGGCGAGTTGAGCTCAGACGTATCTCGAATTCGCGAACTTTCTGGGGTGATCCTCCCGAGTCGTGGAGGGTTTCTGTGTCGAACCCTGCCAATGACGTATCGGGTCGAATTGAAGAGGCTCTGAGGGGGGTTCTGGTGAAGAGGCTTTCCTTTCCCTTGGACTGGTCGCTGTTGCGTGGACTCACGAGTTCCGTTCTTCACGCGCTGGGGAAAGATGCAGACGCCGATGGAGTCAGCGGCGTGGAAATGACTAAATGA
- a CDS encoding NUDIX hydrolase, with protein sequence MLLYMSQAQEATPSPLHSVSVAGVVVREDGRLLAIRRADNGTWELPGGILELNETPEAGVAREVLEETGIQVEVDELTGVYKNVTRGIVALVFRCKPSGGTERTSGESTAVSWLTPEEVSERMSEVFAVRLLDALDSNGPHVRSHDGKRLIPAG encoded by the coding sequence ATGCTCCTCTACATGAGTCAAGCACAGGAAGCGACGCCGTCTCCCCTCCACTCCGTATCCGTGGCCGGAGTAGTGGTGCGCGAGGACGGCCGCCTCCTGGCGATCCGCCGAGCCGACAACGGCACCTGGGAACTCCCCGGCGGCATCCTCGAACTCAACGAGACCCCCGAAGCCGGCGTGGCCCGCGAGGTTCTGGAGGAGACAGGCATCCAGGTCGAGGTTGACGAACTGACCGGCGTCTACAAGAACGTGACCCGCGGCATCGTGGCTCTGGTCTTCCGCTGCAAGCCCTCCGGCGGCACCGAACGCACCTCAGGCGAGTCCACCGCCGTCTCTTGGCTCACACCCGAGGAAGTCAGCGAGCGCATGTCCGAGGTCTTCGCTGTCAGGCTCCTGGATGCCTTGGACAGCAACGGCCCCCACGTACGCAGCCACGACGGCAAGCGCCTCATCCCAGCGGGATAA
- a CDS encoding GntR family transcriptional regulator — MGTAAGGVGSGPRYVQIADEIVQQIRAGVLKPGDMVPSESELVDRYGVSGGTIRKAMVEVRASGLVETRHGKGSIVKNRPPVRHRSSDRFRRSLRQGGQAAYLAESAQSGAAAKVSVLYIGPMEAPEDTAQRLGVPVGAQVLARRRLYFRNGTPVETATSYLPWDVVKEIPELFSENPGGGGIYARLEDHGHEFAEFVETLQARPASKAEASELALSPGAPVVHLIREARTTAGLVVEVCDTLMAADQFVFEYRIPAAD, encoded by the coding sequence ATGGGAACTGCGGCTGGAGGGGTCGGATCCGGGCCTCGGTATGTGCAGATCGCGGACGAGATCGTGCAGCAGATCCGGGCGGGGGTTCTCAAACCCGGGGACATGGTGCCGAGTGAGTCTGAGCTGGTGGATCGCTATGGCGTGTCCGGGGGAACGATCCGGAAGGCCATGGTCGAGGTACGGGCGAGTGGGCTGGTCGAGACCCGGCACGGCAAGGGCTCGATCGTGAAGAACCGGCCTCCAGTGCGGCACCGCTCTTCCGATCGCTTCCGGCGCTCGCTCCGGCAGGGTGGGCAGGCGGCCTACCTAGCGGAGTCCGCACAGTCCGGTGCGGCTGCCAAGGTCAGCGTTCTCTACATCGGGCCCATGGAGGCGCCTGAGGATACCGCCCAGCGACTGGGTGTCCCCGTCGGCGCACAGGTGCTTGCTCGCCGGCGTCTCTACTTCCGTAACGGCACACCGGTCGAGACCGCGACGTCGTACCTGCCCTGGGACGTCGTGAAGGAGATCCCGGAGCTGTTCTCCGAGAACCCCGGAGGCGGTGGCATCTATGCCCGACTCGAAGACCACGGGCATGAGTTCGCGGAGTTCGTCGAGACGTTGCAGGCACGGCCGGCCTCGAAGGCAGAGGCTTCGGAACTGGCGCTCAGCCCCGGTGCACCGGTGGTTCACCTGATCCGGGAAGCTCGTACGACCGCGGGCCTCGTGGTCGAGGTGTGCGACACGCTCATGGCCGCTGACCAGTTCGTTTTCGAGTATCGGATCCCTGCCGCCGACTGA
- a CDS encoding FtsK/SpoIIIE domain-containing protein, with the protein MTGFTVSLVLVAVAVGLLRWRRPAWYWLTFGVTLAVVRVLVRYGSVMDACGLTVPPARWRLALARATNRPIPGPRPPRVLRLRPTRTGLVLRLKLRPGQDAFDIAAASDRLRHSFSMYGVTSRELRSGVVEVRMTGYDVLKRVQMPTETETRLMRVPVALRQDGSVHYRDYRAIPHALTLGATESGKSVYQRNLVAGLAPMDVALVGIDCKQGVELFPLARRFSALADDPDTAAEVLDALVVRMECIYQVIRAQQRITADVPDAEIAADIWDLPDHLRPVPVVVLVDEVAELALYANKEEEKRRDRIITALVRLAQLGRAAGIYLEICGQRFGSELGKGITMLRAQLTARTAHRVNDETSANMAFGDIAPDAVLAAIQIPAEMRGLAISGDSSGGWHRIRAPHTSLRQAVNICNRHADRTPHLPELAPFRPVLSASAVAPVSLAKASSATV; encoded by the coding sequence ATGACCGGTTTCACGGTCTCCCTAGTGCTGGTCGCCGTCGCCGTGGGTCTCCTGCGGTGGCGGCGCCCCGCCTGGTACTGGCTGACCTTCGGGGTCACCCTGGCCGTGGTGCGGGTGCTGGTCCGGTACGGCTCCGTCATGGATGCGTGCGGATTAACCGTGCCGCCCGCGCGGTGGCGGCTCGCTCTCGCCCGTGCCACCAACCGGCCGATACCGGGGCCCCGTCCCCCGCGCGTCCTGCGGCTGCGGCCCACTCGCACCGGCCTGGTCCTGCGGCTCAAGCTCCGTCCCGGACAGGACGCCTTCGACATCGCCGCCGCCTCGGACCGGCTCCGGCACTCGTTCTCGATGTACGGCGTGACTTCGCGGGAGCTGCGCTCCGGTGTCGTAGAGGTGCGAATGACCGGCTACGACGTACTCAAGCGGGTGCAGATGCCGACTGAGACCGAAACCCGGCTGATGCGGGTACCGGTCGCCCTGCGGCAGGACGGCTCGGTGCACTACCGCGACTACCGCGCGATACCCCACGCCCTCACCCTCGGCGCCACGGAGTCCGGCAAATCCGTCTACCAGCGCAACCTGGTCGCCGGACTCGCCCCGATGGATGTCGCCCTCGTTGGCATCGACTGCAAGCAGGGCGTTGAACTGTTCCCGTTGGCCCGCCGGTTCTCCGCGCTGGCCGACGATCCCGACACCGCAGCAGAAGTGCTCGACGCGCTCGTGGTCCGGATGGAATGCATCTATCAGGTCATCCGGGCTCAGCAACGGATCACCGCCGACGTGCCGGACGCGGAGATCGCCGCCGACATCTGGGACCTGCCCGATCACCTGCGTCCGGTCCCGGTCGTGGTCCTGGTCGACGAGGTCGCCGAACTCGCCCTGTACGCCAACAAGGAGGAGGAGAAGCGCCGGGACCGCATCATCACCGCCCTGGTCCGCCTAGCCCAGCTCGGCCGCGCGGCCGGCATCTACCTCGAAATCTGCGGACAGCGCTTCGGCTCCGAACTCGGCAAGGGCATCACCATGCTCCGCGCCCAGCTCACCGCCCGTACTGCCCACCGCGTCAACGACGAGACATCCGCCAACATGGCCTTCGGCGACATCGCACCGGACGCCGTCCTCGCCGCCATCCAGATCCCGGCCGAGATGCGGGGGCTCGCCATCTCGGGCGACTCCTCCGGAGGGTGGCACCGCATCCGTGCCCCGCACACCTCGCTCCGCCAGGCCGTGAACATCTGTAACCGGCACGCCGACCGGACCCCGCACCTGCCCGAGCTGGCTCCGTTCCGGCCGGTCCTCTCCGCCTCCGCCGTCGCTCCCGTGTCGCTGGCCAAGGCTTCCTCGGCCACCGTCTGA
- a CDS encoding DUF2637 domain-containing protein has product MGSRHGLRVDAVLVQAVIAGALSFAHLHDLASASGQNGWKAWAYPVSVDLLLVAAWRRLRSDGPSRLAWCWFLVALFASLGANVATAGFLDLTDPPALLRLGIAGWPAVAFLGGTLLAHSSAAELGPAPSAPVADTSHDEPSAEQPVPDAEPASVTETVPEPGVVPVSSAPAPVPTLAPSVPAVLVDHARKVADEYRTRTGSPIDTDTLRSRLGVPPHLADAIAAHLT; this is encoded by the coding sequence ATGGGTTCCCGTCACGGCCTCCGCGTCGACGCGGTCCTGGTTCAGGCCGTCATCGCCGGTGCCCTGTCCTTCGCCCACCTGCACGACCTGGCCTCCGCTTCCGGACAGAACGGCTGGAAGGCGTGGGCCTACCCGGTCAGCGTCGACCTGCTCCTGGTCGCCGCCTGGCGGCGATTGCGCAGTGACGGGCCGTCCCGGCTCGCCTGGTGCTGGTTCCTCGTCGCGCTGTTCGCTTCGCTCGGCGCCAACGTCGCCACCGCCGGATTCCTCGACCTGACCGACCCGCCCGCTCTGCTCCGCCTCGGCATCGCTGGATGGCCCGCGGTCGCCTTCCTCGGCGGCACGCTCCTCGCGCACTCGTCGGCCGCGGAGTTGGGGCCGGCCCCGTCAGCACCCGTTGCGGACACGTCGCACGACGAGCCTTCGGCCGAGCAGCCGGTACCGGACGCCGAACCCGCTTCGGTGACGGAAACCGTGCCCGAACCCGGCGTAGTCCCTGTTTCCTCCGCTCCGGCTCCCGTCCCAACCCTGGCTCCTTCGGTTCCCGCCGTACTGGTCGACCACGCCCGCAAGGTCGCCGACGAGTACCGCACCCGTACCGGATCCCCGATCGACACCGACACCCTGCGCTCCCGCCTCGGCGTACCACCCCACCTCGCCGACGCCATCGCCGCCCACCTCACCTGA
- a CDS encoding mobile element transfer protein: MPARDNFHSLMRIGPVQIGTHRDRNGRTMHAAVCTADRCGWSADYSSQTAAQLAARTHRCTVR; encoded by the coding sequence ATGCCCGCCCGCGACAACTTCCACTCCCTGATGCGGATCGGCCCCGTGCAGATCGGCACGCACCGAGACCGCAACGGCCGGACCATGCACGCCGCCGTCTGCACCGCCGACCGCTGCGGCTGGTCCGCCGACTACTCCAGCCAGACCGCCGCCCAGCTCGCCGCCCGCACCCACCGCTGCACGGTCCGCTAG
- a CDS encoding SpdD-like protein, with protein MFRPKLPTMPQPTGLATPPAVVEPTTMTRSTPVPPPAPVTPASSRPVVQLTPGTALALVGGGTAVVLVFGAVLVSLLLAVAITGASVAVCAVVLRSLLVSNAKRR; from the coding sequence ATGTTCCGGCCCAAGCTCCCGACCATGCCGCAGCCCACTGGCCTGGCCACCCCGCCCGCCGTCGTCGAGCCGACCACCATGACCCGGAGCACCCCGGTCCCGCCGCCGGCACCCGTCACCCCCGCCTCGTCCCGGCCGGTCGTCCAGCTCACCCCCGGCACCGCCCTCGCCCTCGTCGGCGGCGGCACGGCCGTCGTCCTGGTCTTCGGCGCCGTCCTGGTCTCCCTGCTCCTGGCGGTCGCCATCACCGGCGCCTCGGTCGCCGTCTGCGCGGTCGTCCTGCGCTCCCTGCTGGTCTCCAACGCCAAGCGCCGCTGA
- the repSA gene encoding replication initiator protein RepSA: MPDTLLDPITLGDVLRVASASDYARWEDQIRRTGGCSDPIHLTGWVLHKDKTTGEPLHHYSTEKEPGGRLRLACGNRRASRCPSCAWTYAGDTYHLIRAGLAGDDRRDIPATVRDHPRVFATLTAPSFGPVHNRPDHGTCRCGTTHAPDAPELGTALDPDTYDYAGSVLFNNHAGQLWQRFTTRLRRELAARAGLPRRELAEHLRVSYGKVAEFQKRGALHFHAVIRLDGQQGPGTPPPAWATAGLLTDAIRAAAAHSYTSVSAPAAGDEPTRTFRWGRQLDVRPVKAFGDGSDITEQAVASYVAKYATKAAENTGTLDRRIGELSELNRHQVPDHTRRLITACRDLDTLYPDRRLWAWAHMLGFRGHFSSKSRTYSTTLGALRQERADYRAAQEASALGLDDREPDTVLVLADWQYAGHGHTPGEAALATTIARSLQTNRETARDALRNQLDTEREC; encoded by the coding sequence ATGCCAGACACGCTGCTCGACCCGATCACCCTCGGGGACGTGCTCCGAGTGGCCTCGGCCTCCGACTACGCCCGCTGGGAAGACCAGATCCGCCGCACCGGCGGCTGCTCCGACCCGATCCACCTCACCGGCTGGGTCCTCCACAAGGACAAGACCACCGGCGAGCCCCTGCACCACTACTCCACCGAGAAGGAGCCGGGCGGACGTCTCCGCCTCGCCTGCGGGAACCGCCGGGCCTCCCGCTGCCCCTCCTGCGCCTGGACCTACGCGGGCGACACCTACCACCTGATCCGCGCCGGCCTGGCCGGTGACGACCGCCGCGACATCCCCGCCACCGTCCGCGATCACCCGCGCGTCTTCGCCACCCTCACGGCCCCCTCGTTCGGCCCGGTCCACAACCGCCCCGACCACGGCACCTGCCGCTGCGGAACCACGCACGCGCCCGACGCTCCGGAACTGGGCACTGCCCTCGACCCGGACACCTACGACTACGCGGGCTCCGTGCTGTTCAACAACCACGCCGGACAGCTCTGGCAGCGCTTCACCACCCGACTCCGTCGCGAACTCGCCGCCCGCGCCGGCCTGCCCCGCCGGGAACTCGCCGAACACCTCCGCGTCTCGTACGGCAAGGTCGCCGAGTTCCAGAAGCGTGGCGCCCTGCACTTCCATGCCGTCATACGCCTCGACGGCCAGCAGGGACCTGGCACACCGCCGCCGGCCTGGGCCACGGCCGGCCTCCTCACGGACGCGATACGCGCCGCTGCGGCGCACTCGTACACATCGGTCTCGGCCCCGGCTGCCGGTGACGAGCCCACCCGCACGTTCCGGTGGGGCCGACAGCTCGACGTCCGCCCGGTCAAGGCCTTCGGCGACGGCTCCGACATCACCGAACAAGCCGTCGCCTCGTACGTGGCCAAGTACGCGACCAAGGCCGCAGAGAACACCGGCACCCTGGACCGCCGCATCGGCGAACTCTCCGAACTCAACCGCCACCAGGTCCCCGACCACACCCGTCGGCTCATCACCGCGTGCCGCGACCTGGACACCCTGTACCCGGACCGGCGCCTCTGGGCCTGGGCCCACATGCTCGGCTTCCGCGGACACTTCTCGTCCAAGTCGCGCACCTACTCCACCACCCTCGGCGCCCTCCGCCAGGAACGCGCCGACTACCGCGCCGCCCAGGAAGCCTCCGCCCTCGGCCTCGACGACCGCGAGCCGGACACAGTCCTCGTCCTGGCGGACTGGCAGTACGCCGGCCACGGCCACACCCCGGGCGAAGCCGCCCTCGCCACAACCATCGCGCGCAGCCTCCAGACCAACCGCGAGACCGCCCGCGACGCCCTGCGTAACCAGCTCGACACTGAAAGGGAGTGCTGA
- a CDS encoding helix-turn-helix transcriptional regulator, with translation MAAELPNRFLTPEDLVEMFELPSVETVYQWRRKHTGPRGFRVGRHLRFDPTDVRAWVDTQLGEAA, from the coding sequence ATGGCCGCAGAACTTCCGAACCGGTTCCTGACCCCTGAGGACCTGGTCGAGATGTTCGAACTCCCCAGCGTCGAGACGGTCTACCAGTGGCGCCGCAAGCACACCGGTCCGCGCGGCTTCCGTGTCGGCCGGCACCTCCGCTTCGACCCGACCGACGTGCGGGCCTGGGTGGACACCCAGCTCGGGGAGGCCGCCTGA
- a CDS encoding tyrosine-type recombinase/integrase translates to MAGHVQDRWYRTEVGANGKPHRVKTERHGTGMRYRARYIGPDGTEKAKSFPDKQKRLADQWLSNIEADMARGQYIDPRAARTTFREYTDRWLASLTTDLTSRAAVEGRLRLHALPYLGTRPIGSFQPEHIREWNRQLEDAVASAQYRRLIFDAVSSVLNAAVDDRLLASNPCRARSVKAPRPTPTRVHPWSAEHVFGVRAGLPERYRAMVDLGAGCGLRQGEIFGLAVDNIGDLGWLYVRQQVKKVRGTLVYAPPKRGKLRDIPLDPEVSAALREHLERFPPIEVTLPWLTPTGPKVTHRLVFTSSIGAAIWSQGFNDQAWKPALASAGIIPTPEKGQRYAAAREHGIHALRHFYASVLLDAGENIKALSLYLGHSDPGFTLRVYTHLMPSSETRTRKAISAMYRAAGHAHDGPKTGDGPETAQAA, encoded by the coding sequence ATGGCCGGGCACGTCCAAGACCGCTGGTACAGGACCGAGGTCGGCGCGAACGGCAAGCCGCACAGGGTCAAAACCGAACGTCACGGCACGGGCATGCGCTACCGGGCCCGGTACATCGGCCCGGACGGCACAGAGAAGGCCAAGAGCTTCCCTGACAAGCAAAAGAGGTTGGCCGACCAGTGGCTGTCCAACATCGAAGCCGACATGGCGCGCGGGCAGTACATCGACCCGCGAGCGGCCCGGACAACGTTCCGGGAGTACACGGACCGCTGGCTCGCCTCGCTCACGACCGATCTGACCAGCCGGGCTGCCGTCGAGGGTCGGCTGCGCTTACACGCTCTGCCCTACCTCGGCACCCGCCCCATCGGCTCGTTCCAGCCTGAGCACATCCGCGAGTGGAACCGCCAGTTGGAAGACGCCGTGGCGTCAGCCCAATATCGGCGCCTCATCTTCGACGCGGTCTCCTCCGTGCTCAACGCGGCCGTAGATGACCGTCTGCTGGCCTCGAACCCCTGCCGGGCCCGATCAGTCAAGGCTCCCCGTCCTACGCCGACACGCGTGCATCCGTGGTCCGCTGAGCATGTCTTCGGCGTACGGGCCGGTCTCCCCGAGCGCTACCGGGCCATGGTCGACCTCGGCGCCGGATGCGGGCTGCGACAGGGCGAGATCTTCGGCCTTGCCGTCGACAACATCGGGGATCTCGGCTGGCTGTACGTCCGCCAGCAGGTGAAGAAGGTTCGCGGCACACTCGTCTACGCCCCGCCCAAGCGCGGCAAGCTCCGTGACATCCCGCTCGACCCGGAAGTGTCTGCCGCTCTCCGCGAGCACCTGGAGCGCTTCCCGCCCATTGAAGTGACCTTGCCCTGGCTGACCCCGACCGGCCCCAAGGTCACACACCGGCTCGTCTTCACGAGCAGCATCGGTGCCGCCATCTGGAGCCAGGGGTTCAACGACCAGGCGTGGAAGCCCGCGCTGGCATCCGCCGGCATCATCCCCACCCCGGAGAAGGGACAGCGCTACGCGGCGGCCCGCGAACACGGCATACACGCCCTCCGCCACTTCTACGCCTCGGTCCTCCTGGACGCCGGAGAGAACATCAAGGCCCTGAGCCTCTACCTCGGCCACAGCGACCCGGGATTCACCCTCCGCGTCTATACGCACCTCATGCCGTCCAGCGAGACGCGGACCCGGAAGGCCATCTCCGCGATGTACCGGGCCGCCGGTCACGCTCATGACGGCCCGAAGACGGGCGACGGCCCAGAGACGGCCCAAGCCGCCTGA
- a CDS encoding maleylpyruvate isomerase family mycothiol-dependent enzyme, which produces MTSAAAMSTADIHGLIDDIVRSSGRLTRAVTDRTDTELRAPSRLERWTRGHVLAHVAHSADAYVWLLRLARTGAEPGPRTDAAAMARATEETAALPAAELVAEVRGCLERFAAEARDMPAAAWQSMVAALAGWRHPAWFTLRRCLRELETHHLDLGVGYRTADWPTAYVSWALDDTLSAFKAQGFAASSVEAVDLGRSWQVGTEGPAIAGPGHTLLGWLSGRTSAAGLVSDRPPTALPRRPVWPQPPSPGWGRVG; this is translated from the coding sequence ATGACCAGTGCCGCTGCGATGAGCACGGCCGACATCCATGGCCTGATCGATGACATCGTCCGGTCCAGCGGTCGGCTCACCAGGGCCGTCACCGACCGGACCGACACCGAACTGCGAGCACCCTCACGGCTCGAGCGCTGGACACGTGGCCATGTGCTCGCCCATGTGGCCCACAGCGCCGACGCCTATGTGTGGCTGCTGCGCCTGGCCCGCACGGGCGCCGAGCCGGGGCCGCGCACAGACGCGGCCGCCATGGCTCGGGCGACCGAGGAGACCGCCGCGTTGCCCGCCGCCGAACTCGTCGCCGAGGTACGCGGCTGCCTGGAGCGGTTCGCGGCGGAGGCGCGGGACATGCCCGCGGCGGCGTGGCAGAGCATGGTCGCGGCCCTGGCGGGCTGGCGGCACCCCGCCTGGTTCACCCTCCGGCGGTGTCTGCGGGAACTGGAGACCCATCACCTGGACCTGGGCGTCGGCTACCGCACGGCGGACTGGCCGACCGCGTACGTCTCGTGGGCACTCGACGACACGCTCTCCGCGTTCAAGGCCCAGGGCTTCGCCGCCTCCTCGGTCGAAGCGGTCGATCTCGGCCGGTCCTGGCAGGTCGGCACGGAAGGCCCCGCCATCGCCGGTCCCGGACACACGCTGCTCGGCTGGCTCAGCGGCCGGACCTCCGCCGCCGGGCTGGTGTCCGACCGGCCACCGACAGCCCTGCCGCGCCGGCCCGTCTGGCCGCAGCCGCCCTCCCCGGGCTGGGGCCGGGTCGGCTGA